A single Anatilimnocola floriformis DNA region contains:
- a CDS encoding M3 family oligoendopeptidase translates to MPVTIDQIFVETPQYAEVAREYADLERSFAAARDAAQCGEVVHQWDQIRRRLETWGALVSLRFNQDTGNEQFKKEREYCDELQPRLTDLDVRIKRLLLASPYRAELAKKFGEQVFALWSADVMSFEPAIQDHLVKEAKLQAEYSEVMAAAKIPFRGEQLNHSAIVKYREDPDRDTRHAAELARWQWFATNRPQLDRIFGDLVKLRHEMARTLKFNNFVELGYQRMKRVDYNEADVARFREEVRQHVVPLAIELRKKQGKDLGVDKLMFWDDAIHDRQGNPAPQGDHDWMVERAHEMFAAMDPELDNFFHLMTDARLTDLKNREGKSPGGFCTSFPSYGLPFIFANFNGTKHDVEVFTHEVGHAYQGYLSRNQPLIDYLWPTYESCEIHSMGLEFLTWPHMDKFFGASNGGGDRFRRIHLTQGLLFLPYGVAVDHFQHLVYAKPDATPAERHAMWQEVERLYLPWRDYGDLPHVSDGGFWQFQRHIYLHPFYYIDYTLAQTCALQLWVRSQQDAAQTMKDYNALCRRGGEAPFQALSRGAGLISPFDAGCLRDVVAQARKSLG, encoded by the coding sequence ATGCCCGTTACCATCGATCAAATCTTCGTTGAAACCCCGCAATACGCCGAAGTCGCCCGCGAGTACGCCGATCTCGAACGTTCGTTCGCCGCGGCCCGCGATGCGGCCCAGTGCGGCGAAGTCGTTCACCAGTGGGACCAAATTCGCCGCCGGCTCGAAACCTGGGGCGCCCTCGTTTCGCTCCGCTTCAATCAAGACACCGGCAATGAACAGTTCAAAAAGGAACGCGAATACTGCGACGAACTGCAGCCGCGGCTGACCGATCTCGACGTTCGTATTAAACGGCTGTTGCTGGCGAGTCCCTATCGCGCAGAATTGGCGAAGAAATTCGGCGAGCAGGTCTTTGCCCTCTGGTCGGCCGACGTCATGTCGTTTGAACCGGCGATCCAAGATCATTTGGTGAAGGAAGCCAAGCTGCAGGCTGAGTACAGCGAAGTGATGGCCGCCGCCAAGATTCCCTTCCGCGGCGAACAGCTCAATCACAGCGCGATTGTGAAGTATCGCGAGGATCCCGATCGCGACACACGCCACGCCGCCGAACTCGCCCGCTGGCAATGGTTCGCCACGAACCGCCCGCAGCTTGATCGCATCTTCGGCGATCTCGTGAAGCTGCGACACGAAATGGCCCGCACGCTGAAGTTCAACAACTTCGTTGAGCTTGGCTATCAGAGGATGAAACGTGTCGACTACAACGAAGCCGACGTCGCTCGCTTTCGCGAGGAAGTCCGTCAGCACGTCGTGCCGCTGGCGATCGAGCTGCGAAAGAAGCAGGGCAAAGATCTCGGCGTCGATAAGCTGATGTTTTGGGACGACGCTATTCACGACCGCCAGGGAAATCCCGCGCCGCAAGGTGATCACGACTGGATGGTCGAGCGCGCGCACGAAATGTTCGCTGCGATGGATCCCGAACTAGACAACTTTTTTCACCTGATGACCGACGCTCGGCTGACGGACCTGAAGAATCGCGAAGGGAAAAGCCCGGGCGGTTTTTGCACGTCGTTTCCCTCGTACGGCTTGCCGTTTATTTTCGCGAACTTCAACGGCACGAAGCATGACGTGGAAGTTTTCACGCACGAAGTGGGACACGCCTACCAAGGCTATCTCAGTCGCAATCAACCGCTCATCGACTATCTCTGGCCGACGTACGAATCGTGCGAGATCCACTCGATGGGTCTTGAGTTCCTCACCTGGCCGCACATGGACAAATTTTTTGGCGCTAGCAACGGCGGCGGCGATCGCTTTCGCCGCATTCACCTGACGCAGGGCTTGCTGTTCCTGCCGTACGGCGTAGCCGTCGATCATTTTCAGCACTTGGTCTACGCCAAGCCCGACGCGACTCCCGCCGAACGCCACGCGATGTGGCAAGAAGTGGAACGCCTTTATCTGCCGTGGCGCGACTACGGCGATCTGCCGCACGTCAGCGACGGCGGATTCTGGCAGTTCCAACGGCACATTTATTTGCATCCGTTCTATTACATCGACTACACGCTGGCCCAGACGTGCGCCTTGCAACTTTGGGTGCGCTCGCAACAAGACGCCGCACAGACGATGAAGGACTACAACGCCCTCTGCCGCCGCGGCGGCGAGGCGCCGTTCCAAGCCCTGTCCCGCGGCGCGGGTTTGATCAGCCCCTTCGATGCGGGTTGCTTGCGCGATGTGGTGGCACAGGCGCGGAAGTCGTTGGGGTGA
- a CDS encoding dienelactone hydrolase family protein, translating into MKPTADFKDRLLACLGGPWPEPPPLQAKELSSEQVESVRRIKISYQTEPGEIVSAWLLVPDSATKDKPAPGICLWHQHNGAWHFGASEPAGLAGLPMHHTGLALAKEGYVVVCPDALGFGEREKGYKNKGGALERFLFLKYVVDGKCLAWKHILDMRRAVDLIASRPEVDANKLGCYGHSMGSTHTWLVGPWEPRLKALVGNCCLPTYAGIHRTQILHCFPNFIPGLNQFGDTPDIAALIAPRALHLNLGDQDGGTPIEEAREGIGRIEKAYQAAHAEKNFSSFIEPNTGHVLSPAMWEKVKAFFAQHLG; encoded by the coding sequence ATGAAACCCACTGCCGATTTCAAAGATCGTCTTCTCGCTTGCCTCGGTGGTCCTTGGCCGGAACCGCCGCCGCTGCAAGCCAAGGAGTTGTCGAGCGAACAGGTAGAGAGTGTTCGTCGCATCAAAATTTCGTATCAGACTGAACCGGGCGAGATCGTCTCGGCTTGGCTGCTGGTGCCGGATTCAGCCACCAAGGACAAACCAGCGCCGGGCATCTGCCTGTGGCATCAGCACAACGGCGCATGGCATTTTGGTGCGTCCGAACCCGCCGGTCTCGCGGGTTTGCCGATGCATCACACGGGACTGGCACTCGCCAAGGAAGGCTATGTTGTTGTTTGCCCCGATGCACTCGGGTTTGGCGAACGTGAAAAGGGCTACAAGAACAAAGGAGGCGCACTGGAGCGGTTCCTGTTCTTGAAATATGTCGTTGACGGCAAATGCCTGGCTTGGAAACATATTCTCGATATGCGCCGCGCGGTCGATCTAATTGCCTCCCGGCCTGAAGTCGACGCGAACAAACTCGGTTGCTATGGCCATTCGATGGGTTCGACGCACACCTGGCTGGTCGGCCCGTGGGAGCCGCGCCTGAAAGCACTCGTCGGCAACTGCTGCCTGCCGACCTACGCCGGCATTCATCGCACGCAAATCCTGCACTGTTTTCCGAACTTCATCCCCGGCCTCAATCAATTCGGCGACACCCCCGATATTGCCGCGCTAATCGCACCGCGCGCGCTGCATCTCAATCTGGGCGATCAAGACGGCGGTACGCCGATCGAAGAAGCCCGCGAAGGAATCGGCCGCATCGAAAAGGCGTACCAAGCCGCGCATGCCGAGAAGAACTTTTCCTCATTCATCGAACCCAACACCGGTCACGTTCTAAGTCCGGCGATGTGGGAGAAGGTGAAAGCGTTTTTCGCGCAGCACTTGGGGTAG
- a CDS encoding twin-arginine translocation signal domain-containing protein, producing the protein MMQSLTRRTFLQGSTAALAAGALGGVALDEVAAQIPGQRPDRPEGITVLNPQGRVPMSFIIDDSTCLVNLAHFCIPQFAEVFPDKYLQDWRKLPRGIPDSFVREFGEWCHEHGVKGKYSIVPYPATVGWIDREMPGWSKKELQDSLKLVRDLMVPDWDIHPEMITHTWAINTETGRPYEQRNENFMENWGFSAGKSVDEVANYMAYALKILKNAGLSCEGITTPGGFGNKVLPNLSQATLQACRDVFQAEIPHYFRHLYDKGDRSVAPRVEYAAGLESNDPKCVVSIIGCTGDWFGGWDGLTPGNANQCISADGTGGRLPEVIDRGEPAIMVCHWPGIYFNGEKIGFNILKEIVARLDAKYSKNELIWMKLSEISRYWAAKELTKIELAGDRVKLQAPFSTPNFTIEIAAKSPATGAVKLKHKEQLTELKAVAERSALKSGTSHQSAENLTVCFDLPKGMSELML; encoded by the coding sequence ATGATGCAATCGCTTACTCGTCGAACATTCCTGCAAGGTTCCACCGCTGCTCTCGCTGCCGGCGCGCTCGGCGGCGTTGCACTTGATGAAGTTGCGGCGCAGATTCCTGGACAAAGGCCTGATCGTCCGGAAGGAATCACCGTCCTCAATCCACAAGGTCGGGTGCCGATGAGTTTCATCATTGATGACTCGACTTGTCTGGTGAACCTCGCCCATTTTTGCATTCCGCAGTTCGCCGAAGTTTTTCCAGACAAGTATCTGCAGGATTGGCGGAAGTTGCCGCGGGGAATTCCCGATTCGTTTGTGCGCGAGTTTGGCGAGTGGTGCCACGAGCATGGCGTGAAAGGGAAATACAGCATCGTGCCGTATCCGGCGACGGTGGGCTGGATCGATCGCGAGATGCCCGGCTGGAGCAAAAAAGAACTGCAGGATAGTTTGAAACTCGTGCGCGATTTGATGGTGCCTGATTGGGATATTCATCCGGAGATGATCACGCACACCTGGGCCATCAATACCGAGACCGGCAGGCCTTATGAACAACGCAACGAAAACTTTATGGAGAACTGGGGCTTCTCGGCGGGCAAGAGCGTTGATGAAGTCGCGAACTACATGGCCTATGCGCTGAAGATCTTGAAGAACGCCGGTTTGTCCTGCGAAGGAATCACCACGCCGGGCGGCTTTGGCAACAAGGTGCTGCCGAATCTGTCGCAGGCGACACTGCAGGCCTGCCGCGATGTCTTTCAAGCCGAGATTCCGCATTACTTTCGGCATTTGTACGACAAGGGTGACCGCAGCGTGGCGCCACGCGTGGAGTATGCCGCGGGTTTGGAGAGCAACGATCCGAAGTGCGTGGTGTCGATCATTGGTTGCACTGGCGATTGGTTCGGTGGCTGGGATGGTCTCACGCCGGGGAACGCCAATCAGTGCATCTCTGCCGATGGCACGGGTGGCCGTTTGCCCGAAGTGATCGACCGCGGCGAGCCCGCCATCATGGTCTGCCATTGGCCCGGCATTTATTTCAACGGCGAAAAGATCGGCTTCAATATTTTGAAAGAGATCGTCGCGCGACTCGATGCGAAGTACAGCAAGAATGAACTGATCTGGATGAAACTGAGCGAGATCAGTCGGTACTGGGCAGCGAAGGAGTTGACGAAGATTGAGTTGGCCGGTGATCGCGTGAAATTACAGGCGCCGTTTAGTACGCCGAATTTCACGATCGAGATTGCCGCGAAGTCGCCAGCCACGGGAGCGGTGAAGCTGAAACACAAAGAGCAGTTGACGGAATTGAAAGCGGTTGCCGAGCGGAGTGCACTCAAGTCGGGGACATCGCATCAATCCGCCGAGAACCTGACCGTTTGTTTTGATTTGCCGAAGGGCATGAGCGAGCTGATGCTGTAG